The following proteins are co-located in the Eublepharis macularius isolate TG4126 chromosome 5, MPM_Emac_v1.0, whole genome shotgun sequence genome:
- the NR2C2AP gene encoding nuclear receptor 2C2-associated protein isoform X1: protein MAASSVICPEMVSRVSSVLNREAKQFGKKHMFDGNEETCWNSDQGSIQWLTLEFPHTVKVSQVQIQFQGGFASQKCVLLGCSRGEELSQIAEVYPEDTNSLQRCSGGRVANFQVRPEDLQQIHLISRPQDSVSLDKTAALEHGLCDIILL, encoded by the exons GGTGAGTTCAGTCCTCAATCGAGAGGCAAAGCAATTTGGAAAGAAACACATGTTCGATGGGAATGAGGAAACGTGCTGGAACTCTGACCAG GGCTCCATCCAGTGGCTGACATTGGAGTTTCCACACACAGTCAAAGTTTCCCAAGTTCAAATACAGTTCCAGGGTGGATTTGCAAGTCAGAAATGCGTGCTGCTTG GGTGCAGCAGAGGTGAAGAACTTTCCCAGATTGCTGAAGTATACCCTGAAGATACAAACTCTCTCCAA AGATGctctggaggtagggttgccaacttccaggtcaggcctgagGATCTCCAGCAAATACATCTCATCTCCAGACCACAGGATTCAGTTTCCTTGGacaaaacggcagctttggagcatGGATTGTGTGACATTATACTCCTTTAA
- the NR2C2AP gene encoding nuclear receptor 2C2-associated protein isoform X2, producing MAASSVICPEMVSRVSSVLNREAKQFGKKHMFDGNEETCWNSDQGSIQWLTLEFPHTVKVSQVQIQFQGGFASQKCVLLGCSRGEELSQIAEVYPEDTNSLQSFFLTETLLDKLKITFEDSTDFFGRIIIYHLDVLGEKL from the exons GGTGAGTTCAGTCCTCAATCGAGAGGCAAAGCAATTTGGAAAGAAACACATGTTCGATGGGAATGAGGAAACGTGCTGGAACTCTGACCAG GGCTCCATCCAGTGGCTGACATTGGAGTTTCCACACACAGTCAAAGTTTCCCAAGTTCAAATACAGTTCCAGGGTGGATTTGCAAGTCAGAAATGCGTGCTGCTTG GGTGCAGCAGAGGTGAAGAACTTTCCCAGATTGCTGAAGTATACCCTGAAGATACAAACTCTCTCCAA AGCTTTTTTCTTACAGAGACACTTTTGGATAAACTGAAAATCACCTTTGAAGACAGCACGGATTTCTTCGGAAGAATCATCATCTACCACCTTGATGTTCTTGGGGAAAAGCTTTAA
- the RFXANK gene encoding DNA-binding protein RFXANK isoform X2, which produces MGEHGAAPSLSAGGFESSQGAHVTELTQTTLARDLEVPASDGDDANTLIILQLCPYTEDGNDLHPDGGILKHSTTLTNRQRGNEVSALPATLDTLSIYQLAAQGELALLKENLRKGENLVNKPDERGFTPLMWASAFGEIKIIRCLLELGADPHALAHQRESALSLACTGGYTDIVVLLLEKNVDINSYDWNGGTPLLYAVRGNHVKCVETLLARGADLTTEADSGYTPMDLAVALGHRKVQQVIEKHILKLFQNKETE; this is translated from the exons ATGGGAGAACATGGGGCAGCTCCCAGTCTCTCAGCTGGGGGCTTTGAGAGTTCCCAAGGAGCTCACGTCACTGAATTGACTCAGACCACTTTGGCGAGAGACCTGGAGGTGCCTGCGAGTGATGGGGACGATGCCAACACCCTGATAATCCTGCAGTTGTGTCCCTACACGGAGGACGGAAATGATTTGCATCCAG ATGGAGGGATCCTGAAACATTCGACCACTTTGACAAACCGCCAACGGGGCAACGAGGTTTCTGCCTTGCCGGCTACCCTGGACA CGCTGTCCATTTACCAGCTAGCAGCTCAGGGCGAACTTGCCCTGCTGAAAGAAAATCTACGGAAAG GTGAGAACCTGGTGAACAAACCAGATGAGCGAGGCTTCACCCCGTTGATGTGGGCCTCAGCTTTCGGAGAGATCAAAATCATCCGTTGCCTCCTGGAACTG GGCGCGGACCCTCATGCCCTTGCGCACCAACGGGAGAGCGCTCTGTCGCTCGCCTGCACTGGAGGATATACTGACATTGTGGTCTTGCTGCTGGAGAAGAACGTCGACATCAACAGCTACGACTGG AACGGTGGGACCCCACTCTTGTATGCTGTGCGGGGCAATCACGTGAAGTGTGTCGAGACTTTGCTGG CTCGAGGTGCTGATCTTACCACTGAAGCGGATTCTGGTTACACGCCAATGGACCTGGCTGTGGCGTTGGGTCACCGAAAAG TCCAGCAGGTGATTGAAAAGCATATTCTGAAATTATTCCAGAACAAAGAGACTGAATGA
- the RFXANK gene encoding DNA-binding protein RFXANK isoform X1, which translates to MKALGELWTHLRRESPMGEHGAAPSLSAGGFESSQGAHVTELTQTTLARDLEVPASDGDDANTLIILQLCPYTEDGNDLHPDGGILKHSTTLTNRQRGNEVSALPATLDTLSIYQLAAQGELALLKENLRKGENLVNKPDERGFTPLMWASAFGEIKIIRCLLELGADPHALAHQRESALSLACTGGYTDIVVLLLEKNVDINSYDWNGGTPLLYAVRGNHVKCVETLLARGADLTTEADSGYTPMDLAVALGHRKVQQVIEKHILKLFQNKETE; encoded by the exons atGAAG GCACTTGGGGAGTTGTGGACCCACTTAAGGAGAGAATCACCCATGGGAGAACATGGGGCAGCTCCCAGTCTCTCAGCTGGGGGCTTTGAGAGTTCCCAAGGAGCTCACGTCACTGAATTGACTCAGACCACTTTGGCGAGAGACCTGGAGGTGCCTGCGAGTGATGGGGACGATGCCAACACCCTGATAATCCTGCAGTTGTGTCCCTACACGGAGGACGGAAATGATTTGCATCCAG ATGGAGGGATCCTGAAACATTCGACCACTTTGACAAACCGCCAACGGGGCAACGAGGTTTCTGCCTTGCCGGCTACCCTGGACA CGCTGTCCATTTACCAGCTAGCAGCTCAGGGCGAACTTGCCCTGCTGAAAGAAAATCTACGGAAAG GTGAGAACCTGGTGAACAAACCAGATGAGCGAGGCTTCACCCCGTTGATGTGGGCCTCAGCTTTCGGAGAGATCAAAATCATCCGTTGCCTCCTGGAACTG GGCGCGGACCCTCATGCCCTTGCGCACCAACGGGAGAGCGCTCTGTCGCTCGCCTGCACTGGAGGATATACTGACATTGTGGTCTTGCTGCTGGAGAAGAACGTCGACATCAACAGCTACGACTGG AACGGTGGGACCCCACTCTTGTATGCTGTGCGGGGCAATCACGTGAAGTGTGTCGAGACTTTGCTGG CTCGAGGTGCTGATCTTACCACTGAAGCGGATTCTGGTTACACGCCAATGGACCTGGCTGTGGCGTTGGGTCACCGAAAAG TCCAGCAGGTGATTGAAAAGCATATTCTGAAATTATTCCAGAACAAAGAGACTGAATGA
- the BORCS8 gene encoding BLOC-1-related complex subunit 8, whose protein sequence is MEEPEMQLKVKKVTDKFTESMYVLANEPSVALYRLQEHVRRSLPELAQHKADMQSWEEQSQGAIYTVEYACSAIKNMKDSCVYFKSIDGLLRNAIAVKEQLNSTRR, encoded by the exons ATGGAGGAGCCTGAAATGCAGCTGAAAGTGAAGAAAG TGACAGACAAGTTTACAGAGAGCATGTACGTCTTGGCCAATGAACCTTCCGTCGCCTTGTATCGGCTTCAAGAGCACGTCAGACGGTCCCTCCCGGAACTGGCCCAGCATAAG GCGGACATGCAGAGCTGGGAGGAGCAGAGCCAAGGAGCCATCTATACCGTGGAGTATGCCTGCAG TGCCATCAAGAACATGAAGGACAGTTGTGTTTATTTCAAGAGCATCGATGGGTTACTCCGGAATGCCATTGCAGTGAAAGAGCAGCTGAATTCCACCCGCAGGTAG